The sequence GGGCATCGTTCATCCAGGCCGCCAGTACATCCGTGGTCGGCCGGTCCGGCGATGCACTCCCGGCAAACTCCGGAATTCGGAGACGCCGGCTTCAGGCAATCAGGCCAGTGACTGGAGCTTGTCGGCGGTCATCTTGCCGCTTCTCTGGTCCGTGACGAGCTCGAAGCCCACCTTCTGACCTTCGCGCAGGTCGCTCATACCGGCACGCTCCACGGCACTGATATGAACGAACGCGTCGCTGCCGCCGTCATCCGGGGCGATGAATCCAAAGCCCTTCTGGGCATTGAACCATTTTACGGTTCCCGTGGTCATGGGAAACCCTTTCGTGATTATAAGTCTAGCTTGCCTGCGAAAACGCAGGCAGTCGAAATCGCATTTTCAGGAAAAAGGAACAAAATGACCCGAAAAAGCATTCGCGAGACAGACGTTCATCTTGCCGTTTATCGACCTGATTAATATGTGA comes from Ancylobacter sp. TS-1 and encodes:
- a CDS encoding cold-shock protein — encoded protein: MTTGTVKWFNAQKGFGFIAPDDGGSDAFVHISAVERAGMSDLREGQKVGFELVTDQRSGKMTADKLQSLA